A single Macaca mulatta isolate MMU2019108-1 chromosome 11, T2T-MMU8v2.0, whole genome shotgun sequence DNA region contains:
- the CDKN1B gene encoding cyclin-dependent kinase inhibitor 1B isoform X1, whose protein sequence is MSNVRVSNGSPSLERMDARQAEHPKPSACRNLFGPVDHEELTRDLEKHCRDMEEASQRKWNFDFQNHRPLEGKYEWQEVEKGSLPEFYYRPPRAPKGACKVPAQESQDVSGSRPAAPLIGAPANPEDTHLVDPKTDPSDSQTGLAEQCAGIRKRPATDGNDPFPTDDSSTQNKRANRTEENVSDGSPNAGSVEQTPKKPGLRRRQT, encoded by the exons ATGTCAAACGTGCGAGTGTCTAACGGGAGCCCTAGCCTAGAGCGGATGGACGCCAGGCAGGCGGAGCACCCCAAGCCCTCGGCCTGCAGGAACCTCTTCGGCCCGGTGGACCACGAAGAGTTAACCCGGGACTTGGAGAAGCACTGCAGAGACATGGAAGAGGCGAGCCAGCGCAAGTGGAATTTCGATTTTCAGAATCACAGACCCCTAGAGGGCAAGTACGAGTGGCAAGAGGTGGAGAAGGGCAGCTTGCCTGAGTTCTACTATAGACCCCCGCGGGCCCCCAAAGGCGCCTGCAAGGTGCCGGCGCAGGAGAGCCAGGATGTCAGCGGGAGCCGCCCGGCGGCGCCTTTAATTGGGGCTCCGGCTAACCCTGAGGACACGCATTTGGTAGACCCAAAGACTGATCCGTCGGACAGCCAGACGGGGTTAGCGGAGCAGTGCGCAGGAATAAGGAAGCGACCTGCAACCGACGGTAATGACCCCTTCCCAACCGACG ATTCTTCCACTCAAAACAAAAGAGCCAacagaacagaagaaaatgtttcaGACGGTTCCCCAAATGCCGGTTCTGTGGAGCAGACGCCCAAGAAGCCTGGCCTCAGAAGACGTCAAACGTAA
- the CDKN1B gene encoding cyclin-dependent kinase inhibitor 1B: MSNVRVSNGSPSLERMDARQAEHPKPSACRNLFGPVDHEELTRDLEKHCRDMEEASQRKWNFDFQNHRPLEGKYEWQEVEKGSLPEFYYRPPRAPKGACKVPAQESQDVSGSRPAAPLIGAPANPEDTHLVDPKTDPSDSQTGLAEQCAGIRKRPATDDSSTQNKRANRTEENVSDGSPNAGSVEQTPKKPGLRRRQT, encoded by the exons ATGTCAAACGTGCGAGTGTCTAACGGGAGCCCTAGCCTAGAGCGGATGGACGCCAGGCAGGCGGAGCACCCCAAGCCCTCGGCCTGCAGGAACCTCTTCGGCCCGGTGGACCACGAAGAGTTAACCCGGGACTTGGAGAAGCACTGCAGAGACATGGAAGAGGCGAGCCAGCGCAAGTGGAATTTCGATTTTCAGAATCACAGACCCCTAGAGGGCAAGTACGAGTGGCAAGAGGTGGAGAAGGGCAGCTTGCCTGAGTTCTACTATAGACCCCCGCGGGCCCCCAAAGGCGCCTGCAAGGTGCCGGCGCAGGAGAGCCAGGATGTCAGCGGGAGCCGCCCGGCGGCGCCTTTAATTGGGGCTCCGGCTAACCCTGAGGACACGCATTTGGTAGACCCAAAGACTGATCCGTCGGACAGCCAGACGGGGTTAGCGGAGCAGTGCGCAGGAATAAGGAAGCGACCTGCAACCGACG ATTCTTCCACTCAAAACAAAAGAGCCAacagaacagaagaaaatgtttcaGACGGTTCCCCAAATGCCGGTTCTGTGGAGCAGACGCCCAAGAAGCCTGGCCTCAGAAGACGTCAAACGTAA